ATCAATCTGCAGATTGATTGCCTGGGTAACACAATTATGGAGGATGAATGTCTGAGCCACTGGGCTTTAAGACCCCTGATGATGTGCGAAAGTACATCAAAGATAACAACATTCAGTTCGTAGATGTCCGCTTCTGCGATCTACCTGGCATCATGCAGCACTTCAATGTGCCTGCACAAACTTTGCCATCTGATTTCTTTGAGACTGGCCAAATGTTCGATGGTTCATCGATCCGCGGTTTCCAGGCAATTCATGAATCAGATATGAAGTTGATTCCAGATGTAACTACCGCTTTCTTGGATCCGTTCCGCAAAGAAAGCACATTAGTAATGAACTTCTCAATCCGTGATCCCTTCACAGACGAGTTCTACAGCCGTGATCCCCGTAACGTAGCTGCAAAGGCAGAGGCATACTTGGCTACGACCGGTATTGCCGACACTGCATTCTTTGCCCCTGAAGCAGAGTTCTACATTTTCGACTCTGTTCGCTACAGCACTGCACAAAACCAGGCATTCCATCACGTAGATTCAATCGAAGGTGCATGGAACACTGGAGTTGAGTTCAATGCCGATGGAACTGATAACCGCGGCTACAAGACCCGTTACAAAGGTGGCTACTTCCCAGTCTCTCCAACAGATCAGTTTGCCGATTTACGCGACTCAATGGTTCAGCGTTTGACGCAGGTTGGCTTGCTAGTTGAGCGTGCACACCACGAAGTTGGTACCGCAGGTCAGATGGAAATCAACTATCGCTTTAACACCTTGCTAAAGGCTGCTGACGAAGTCATGCTGTTCAAGTACGTCATCAAGAACGAAGCTTGGGCTAATGGGAAAACTGCAACCTTCATGCCAAAGCCGCTCTTCGGTGACAATGGTTCAGGTATGCACGTCCACCAGTCTTTGTGGAGCGGTGGCAACCCACTGTTCTATGACGCAGCTGGATATGGCGACCTATCCGACACCGCTCGCTGGTACATCGGTGGCTTGTTGAAGCACGCGCCATCTTTGCTCGCGTTCACTAACCCAACCGTCAACTCGTACCACCGTTTGGTTCCAGGCTACGAAGCACCGGTGAACTTGGTGTACTCACAGCGCAACCGCTCGGCATGTATTCGTATTCCAATCACTGGCACGAATCCAAAAGCCAAGCGTATTGAGTTCCGTTGCCCAGATCCATCAAGCAACCCGTACTTGGCATTCTCTGCCATGCTGATGGCCGGCCTTGACGGTATCCAGAACAAGATTGAGCCACATGCTCCAGTGGACAAGGACCTCTACGAATTGCACGGCGCAGAAGCTGCCGCAATTCCACAGGTCCCATCGTCACTTCCTGCAGTATTGGATGCGCTTGAAGCAGACAATGCCTACTTGCAAGCTGGTGGAGTCTTCACTCCGGACTTGATCGAAACCTGGTTAGATTACAAGCGTGCCAACGAAGTTGACTACGTTCGCTTACGTCCACATCCAGCAGAGTTCGAGTTGTACTACGACATCTAGTCCATAATGAAATAGCCCCCGGCCAGTAATGGCTGGGGGCTATTTTTTAGTAAATTGATGGGTAACTAAATGCTTCTGAAAGTTAGAGCAGTGGATTGTCTGGCTTATTTTGCAAGTTTGCCGAATACCAATCAGCGGTGGCAGCCAGGCCGTCGGCCAGCGAATAGCGCGGGTTGTAGCCAAGTGATCGCATCTTCGAGATGTCTGGACATCTGCGAGGAGTTGCACCGAGCGCTTGTTCACCCGGCACAACTTCAAACTCGTAATTCAATACGTTGCCTAGAAGTTCAACAACTTCCTTGATCGATACTTCGTGATCATTGCCAATGTGATATACCTGACGATGCTCGCCATTTTCATACATCCTGATGATTCCATCAACGACATCTTCAACATAGGCAAATGCTCGGGTCTCAGATCCATCGCCCTGAATTGTGAATTGATTTTGATTTTCGGCGCGTAGTTTGACTCCTCGCTCAATGAACTGTGGAATCACATGTTTCCAACCCATGTCCGGACCATAAACATTGTGTGGGCGAAATACTTGAACTCGGTTAAAGAAATCTAAGCCGTAGTTGAAGGCAATCAACTCTGAAACAATCTTGGAGCCACCGTAAGAATAGCGAGGATTCAAGCTATCCGGCAGCATTAATGGAACCTCTTCAGGAGTCGGCACCATTGGTGGTGTTTGATACACCTCGGCGCTGCTTGCAACTACAAGATTCTTAACTCCAGTAGCTCGGCACGCATCAACAACGGCTAGTGCTCCCCTAAGGCCAACATCTAAAACCAACTCTGGTCGGGAATAGAAATTCTCAGTTCCGTTAATGGCTGCCAAGTGAAAAATAACTTCAGCATCAGAAAAGGCTTCTTCAAGGGCCTTTGCGTCTCGTACATCGGTTTGCCAAAAGTCAATCTGGTCAAGCACAGGTTCAAGTCTGCGCTGTTCCCCACGAGCTAAATTGTCAACGGCTGCTACTTTCCAGCCCTGTGCAACGAGTGCGCGGGTGAGATATGCGCCGATGAAGCCGCCAGCTCCGGTTACTACACACTTCTTCATCGATTAACCGCCTCGCTCGCTTGTCCGAACATTAATTCATGAGCGGCTTCAAGGCCCCCAACCGAGAAATACCGATCGCCACGATCCTCCGGCCTAATCCTGGCGAAGTGATTCCAGTAATCGTAAATCAGCGAATCCTTATTCATGTAGCCAAGCAACTCTTCGATTCTCAGCTTGGCAAAAGCTGGATTGTTATTGGTAATTAGTAGCAGGTCAACATCTGCGAGTGCATCAGTGATGTTATCGGTGAAAACCGCGTTGCTAAACATTGCCTCAACCTCATCGCGCAGAGTTGCTGGGTCATAGATTGAGACCTGGGCATCGGGCACTTCGGCCAAAACTGCTTGGTGTACTAGGGCCGCCATAGTTCCGCGCAAATCATTGGTTTCGGGAATTCCCTTGAATGCCACTCCAAACATCGCAATCCGACTTGGCAGCCGGCCCGTGCGGGCTTTGTAAATACGGCAAATGTTGGCAATAGTTTCAAAGGGTTGGACTTCATTTACTTTGCGGGCTGCCTTAGTAATGCCTAATTCAATGCCAAACCTGCTCAAGGATTCGTTCAGAATATGCGGATCCTTTTCCAGACATGGCCCACCGACTAATCCAGGGATAGCGAGATTAGTGCGGGGATACCCCAATTTTCCGCCTTCAATGACATCCATTGCATTTACGCCAAATGGCTCACAAGCACGGGCAATTTCATTAGCAAATGCGAATTGCACATCTCGATAAGTGTTGTCCACCAACTTAATGATTTCTGCAGTCTCAAAGCGGGGGAACTGAACCACTGTTGGAGTGAGGCGATGAAAGAAACGGGCCGCTGCCTCTCGGGATTCAGGATCATCCGATCCAATAATCTGTGGAAGCCTTTGTAGTTCTTCGAGTGCCTTTCCTTCCAATGTGCGCTCCGGGCACATTGCAAGCAGGTACTGCTTACCGGATTCATCCAAAATTGGCTTGACTACTTCCCGGGTTGTGCCAATTTTCACAGTGGACCGGAGCATAACAAGTGCGCCATCTCGCATGTTTGACGCAACTTCACTTGCTGCATTTCGCATGAAGTCCAATCGGGCAGCCCCATCGGGTCCCAAAGGCGTACCAACTGTAATGATGTAAACCTTGCAGTTAATTTCTGGTGCTAAGGAAGTTGTCGCTCGAAGGTTGCCCTTTTTCAAAACTGACTTGAGCATGTATTCAAGACCCTGCTCATGAAAGTGTGGCTCACCAGCATTTGTTTTGTCGACAACATCTTGACGACGCTCAACACCGAGAACTTTGAGGCCAGAATCGGCAAGCGCTGTGGCCAAAGTTAAGCCTACATATCCAAGCCCGATAATTCCGACATCAAATTCGTTTTCGGCAAGCGATTTATTGGTAGCTAGGGTGGCATTTGGCATGCGACAAGCCTATCCCACCTAGCCCTCAATCAAAATTTGCAATATCACCAAGTTTTAACCGATGTCCTCTAGAACGGCTCAATGTTTTTGTAGTCAACATTGTCCTGAACGGACTGGTCATTTTGGTCATCAGAATTGCCGTCTGCCCTTGTTTCAGCCTGCACCAACATCGTGGGTTCTCGTCGATCATTGACTATTCGAACGCCGAATACCACTAACAGAATGCCAAGTGCTAGCGAGGCCAATGCCCCACTTGTTCCGTGCACATACTCAACGAGCATCCGCACGCCGCCAGCAAACATTCCGATAATGCCACCGGCCAAATAGGGCCACGCATGACCTTGAAGGTAAAAAACCAGTAGCCCGAGACCCAAAATGACAAGAACGCTGCTACTTGCCCAGACTTTCAGGTCAAATCCCATTCCTTGAAGTCCGGAGAACATCGCGACAATACCTAGCACTTGACCAACTACTTTTTCGTGCAAGTAGTCATAGTGCTCCAAGGCAATCCATAGCAGACCACCAGCAAAAAGAATGGCGGACCCAAGGCGCGCGGGACCGACCTGATCAGTGTCGTTAGTTAGGGCGATAATCAACTGCCCGGAGCCGATTGCCATTGCAGCAGAGGGAGCAGCCATTGCGACCTGTCCTAGTGCGGAGCCCGAAAGCAGGTATGCAACCGCTCCCACAATTAGCGCACCAGCGCCGACACTTACTGCCATAGCTGGATTTACCCACCTAGCCGGCTCCTGCCAGAGCGGACTGCCAGGATCCAAATAACTTGGATTCTTGGGTACCCATACTTCATTGAGAATTAATCCGATAGTTCCGGCAACGAGCGCTTCAGAGCCGACATACAGTGTTGAACTCAGTCGGCGTCCAGAATCATCTTTACGAATAATGCGCATCCACGAACCTGCCCCAAATAACACAACAGCGCCAGCGCCTAACAGGCTTGGTCTGCCCCACTGACCTAAACCTTCCCACGCCTGATTTGTTAACAAGGCGGCTGCGGCAATAACAAAGACAAAGCCGACATAGGTTAGTGCCTCTGAGATAAAGGATCGCTTGTTGGAGAACTGCACAGCGCCGAATGCAGTGACTGGTTCGGGCTTTTCACTCATAGCCGAATGTACGGCGAGAGCTTGTTCTCGAGTTAACGTCCCTGCATCAATAAGCTCCTGCAGGGCTGGAGCAATTTCTGTACTCATGCTTTTACGGTATCTCGGAAGTGGCAAAAACAAGGAGGACTCAGTTAAGAGATTTGGCTGAAAAGCATTATTTGAGTGTCAGCCCAATTTCGGCTAATCCGCTGGCAAAGCGAAAAAGCCATCGACTCTGTCGTGGCGATCTAGCCAACGTGCGCAGTTGGCGAATCGTTTGCAGCCAATGTGTTGCGATCGGCGTTAATCATCAGCACCCAAACCAATGCTCCCAGCAGCAACAATCCGGCACTCCACATGAATGCGTGGGTGAAGCCGTGAATTAAGGCATCTGCTGGCGGCTGCCCATTAAACAACTGACTTTGGTTTGCCACGATGTAAGCCGATGTCGCTGAAGTAGCTACGGTATTTAAGAAAGCCGTGCCTAATGCGCCACCAATTTGCTGTGAAGTATTAAGGACAGCTGAAGCAACACCAGCATCATGATTTCCGATGGCGAACAAGGCTGTTGCAGAAATCGGTACGAATACCAGGCCCATACCTAAACTCATCAAAATTAGCGCTGGCAGAATAGCGGTCAAGTAATCGCTTTGTGCATCCAAGTGAGTTAGTAATGCTAGAC
The genomic region above belongs to Actinomycetota bacterium and contains:
- the glnA gene encoding type I glutamate--ammonia ligase, with product MSEPLGFKTPDDVRKYIKDNNIQFVDVRFCDLPGIMQHFNVPAQTLPSDFFETGQMFDGSSIRGFQAIHESDMKLIPDVTTAFLDPFRKESTLVMNFSIRDPFTDEFYSRDPRNVAAKAEAYLATTGIADTAFFAPEAEFYIFDSVRYSTAQNQAFHHVDSIEGAWNTGVEFNADGTDNRGYKTRYKGGYFPVSPTDQFADLRDSMVQRLTQVGLLVERAHHEVGTAGQMEINYRFNTLLKAADEVMLFKYVIKNEAWANGKTATFMPKPLFGDNGSGMHVHQSLWSGGNPLFYDAAGYGDLSDTARWYIGGLLKHAPSLLAFTNPTVNSYHRLVPGYEAPVNLVYSQRNRSACIRIPITGTNPKAKRIEFRCPDPSSNPYLAFSAMLMAGLDGIQNKIEPHAPVDKDLYELHGAEAAAIPQVPSSLPAVLDALEADNAYLQAGGVFTPDLIETWLDYKRANEVDYVRLRPHPAEFELYYDI
- a CDS encoding nucleotide sugar dehydrogenase, which encodes MPNATLATNKSLAENEFDVGIIGLGYVGLTLATALADSGLKVLGVERRQDVVDKTNAGEPHFHEQGLEYMLKSVLKKGNLRATTSLAPEINCKVYIITVGTPLGPDGAARLDFMRNAASEVASNMRDGALVMLRSTVKIGTTREVVKPILDESGKQYLLAMCPERTLEGKALEELQRLPQIIGSDDPESREAAARFFHRLTPTVVQFPRFETAEIIKLVDNTYRDVQFAFANEIARACEPFGVNAMDVIEGGKLGYPRTNLAIPGLVGGPCLEKDPHILNESLSRFGIELGITKAARKVNEVQPFETIANICRIYKARTGRLPSRIAMFGVAFKGIPETNDLRGTMAALVHQAVLAEVPDAQVSIYDPATLRDEVEAMFSNAVFTDNITDALADVDLLLITNNNPAFAKLRIEELLGYMNKDSLIYDYWNHFARIRPEDRGDRYFSVGGLEAAHELMFGQASEAVNR
- a CDS encoding SDR family NAD(P)-dependent oxidoreductase translates to MKKCVVTGAGGFIGAYLTRALVAQGWKVAAVDNLARGEQRRLEPVLDQIDFWQTDVRDAKALEEAFSDAEVIFHLAAINGTENFYSRPELVLDVGLRGALAVVDACRATGVKNLVVASSAEVYQTPPMVPTPEEVPLMLPDSLNPRYSYGGSKIVSELIAFNYGLDFFNRVQVFRPHNVYGPDMGWKHVIPQFIERGVKLRAENQNQFTIQGDGSETRAFAYVEDVVDGIIRMYENGEHRQVYHIGNDHEVSIKEVVELLGNVLNYEFEVVPGEQALGATPRRCPDISKMRSLGYNPRYSLADGLAATADWYSANLQNKPDNPLL
- a CDS encoding DUF2157 domain-containing protein, whose amino-acid sequence is MSTEIAPALQELIDAGTLTREQALAVHSAMSEKPEPVTAFGAVQFSNKRSFISEALTYVGFVFVIAAAALLTNQAWEGLGQWGRPSLLGAGAVVLFGAGSWMRIIRKDDSGRRLSSTLYVGSEALVAGTIGLILNEVWVPKNPSYLDPGSPLWQEPARWVNPAMAVSVGAGALIVGAVAYLLSGSALGQVAMAAPSAAMAIGSGQLIIALTNDTDQVGPARLGSAILFAGGLLWIALEHYDYLHEKVVGQVLGIVAMFSGLQGMGFDLKVWASSSVLVILGLGLLVFYLQGHAWPYLAGGIIGMFAGGVRMLVEYVHGTSGALASLALGILLVVFGVRIVNDRREPTMLVQAETRADGNSDDQNDQSVQDNVDYKNIEPF